A window of the Branchiibius hedensis genome harbors these coding sequences:
- the thrC gene encoding threonine synthase, with translation MAHQWRGVIREYADRLPMLEGAPVITLGEGGTPLIPAEKLSKLVGANVYVKFEGLNPTGSFKDRGMTTAISMAAKSGAKAVICASTGNTSASAAAYATKAGMTCGVLVPDGKIAMGKLSQAIAHGAQLLQVEGNFDDCLTLARKLGEAYPVDLVNSVNPARIEGQKTASFEVIDVLGDAPDIHCLPVGNAGNITAYWKGYSEAAVGDDAIATKRPAMWGFQAAGAAPIVLGHPVDQPETVATAIRIGNPASWKQAIAAREESGGIIDSVTDERILAAHRLLSSTEGIFVEPGSAASIAGLLQQHERGAIPAGATIVCTVTGHGLKDPDWALKEADGSAVNPTRVPVDAFTVASALGLEG, from the coding sequence GTGGCTCACCAATGGCGCGGGGTCATCCGCGAGTACGCCGATCGGTTGCCGATGCTGGAGGGTGCGCCGGTCATCACCCTCGGCGAGGGCGGCACCCCGCTGATCCCGGCGGAGAAGTTGAGCAAGCTGGTCGGGGCGAACGTCTACGTGAAGTTCGAGGGGCTCAACCCGACCGGCTCCTTCAAGGACCGCGGCATGACGACCGCGATCTCGATGGCGGCCAAGTCGGGGGCCAAAGCGGTGATCTGCGCTTCGACGGGTAACACGTCCGCGTCGGCGGCGGCCTACGCCACCAAGGCGGGCATGACCTGCGGCGTACTCGTGCCCGACGGCAAGATCGCGATGGGCAAGCTGTCCCAGGCGATCGCGCACGGCGCCCAGTTGCTGCAGGTCGAGGGCAACTTCGATGACTGCCTGACCCTGGCCCGCAAACTCGGCGAGGCCTACCCCGTCGACCTGGTCAACTCGGTCAACCCGGCGCGCATCGAGGGGCAGAAGACCGCATCCTTCGAGGTCATCGACGTGCTGGGCGATGCGCCCGACATCCACTGCCTGCCGGTCGGCAACGCCGGCAACATCACGGCGTACTGGAAGGGATACAGCGAGGCCGCTGTCGGCGACGACGCGATCGCGACCAAGCGCCCGGCGATGTGGGGCTTCCAGGCGGCCGGCGCGGCACCCATCGTGCTCGGCCACCCGGTCGACCAGCCGGAGACGGTGGCCACGGCCATCCGGATCGGCAACCCGGCATCGTGGAAGCAGGCCATCGCGGCCCGTGAGGAATCCGGCGGCATCATCGACTCCGTCACCGACGAGCGCATCCTCGCGGCGCACCGGCTGCTGTCCTCGACCGAGGGAATCTTCGTGGAGCCGGGCAGCGCGGCGTCCATCGCCGGGCTGCTGCAGCAGCACGAGCGCGGTGCGATCCCGGCCGGCGCAACCATCGTCTGCACGGTGACCGGGCACGGCTTGAAGGACCCCGACTGGGCGCTCAAGGAAGCTGACGGCTCGGCCGTCAATCCCACCCGGGTCCCGGTCGACGCTTTCACCGTGGCCAGTGCGCTCGGCCTCGAGGGCTGA
- a CDS encoding L-threonylcarbamoyladenylate synthase, with the protein MSEIFDCSDADQRSEGLTAARTAIENGECIVLPTDTVYGIGADAFSPVAVQTLLSAKGRGREMPPPVLIPGRETVPGLAMDVPSYANRLMDAFWPGGLTLIFRAQPSLAWDLGDTNGTVGLRVPDDEIARELLSLTGPLAVSSANKTGKPAATTITEAGFALGGFVEVFLDGGARANTEPSTILDCTKADPVVLREGTVSLDALREVLGPVELITGLGVSVDPGDPEPVDDAPPVAAGDEEPQPDQSPPEFPEDATVFDSADAPPAPESIGEHWDSETTSPTDDPSTDRPEVNP; encoded by the coding sequence GTGAGTGAGATCTTCGATTGCTCCGACGCGGATCAGCGCTCCGAGGGTCTGACCGCAGCCCGCACCGCCATCGAGAACGGTGAGTGCATCGTGCTGCCGACCGACACCGTCTACGGCATCGGGGCCGACGCGTTCAGCCCGGTCGCCGTGCAGACGTTGCTGTCGGCCAAAGGGCGTGGTCGGGAGATGCCGCCACCCGTTCTGATCCCGGGCCGCGAGACCGTGCCGGGTCTGGCGATGGATGTGCCGTCCTACGCCAACCGGTTGATGGACGCCTTCTGGCCCGGCGGCCTGACGCTGATCTTCCGGGCGCAGCCGTCCCTGGCCTGGGACCTGGGGGACACCAACGGCACGGTCGGGCTCCGGGTGCCCGACGACGAGATCGCCCGCGAGTTGTTGTCCCTGACCGGACCGCTCGCGGTGAGTTCGGCCAACAAGACCGGCAAGCCCGCGGCGACCACCATCACCGAGGCCGGATTCGCGCTCGGCGGCTTCGTCGAGGTGTTCCTCGACGGCGGGGCCCGTGCCAACACCGAACCCTCGACCATCCTGGATTGCACCAAGGCCGACCCCGTCGTGCTGCGCGAGGGGACGGTCAGCCTGGACGCGCTGCGCGAGGTCCTCGGCCCGGTAGAACTCATCACCGGCCTCGGGGTGAGCGTCGACCCCGGCGACCCGGAGCCGGTCGACGACGCGCCACCGGTTGCTGCCGGCGACGAGGAGCCGCAGCCGGATCAGAGCCCACCCGAATTCCCCGAGGACGCCACCGTTTTCGACTCGGCCGACGCCCCGCCCGCGCCGGAGTCCATCGGTGAGCACTGGGACTCCGAGACCACTTCCCCGACCGACGATCCCAGCACCGACCGACCCGAGGTGAACCCGTGA
- the prfA gene encoding peptide chain release factor 1 has translation MLESAEPIVAEYADLERQLADPATLGDQKLSRKLNKRYAALAPTVAAYHALKQAGEDLAAGEELAGEDPAFAAELPALREAVELAEGRLRTLLLPRDEDDDRDVILEVKAGEGGEESALFAGDLVRMYLRYAEKHQWKAEITDATESDLGGYKDVRLQLRAKGTPEPGSAPWARLKYEGGVHRVQRVPVTESQGRIHTSAAGVLVMPDLDDGDDEEITFGPNDLKIDVYRSSGPGGQSVNTTDSAVRITHLPTGLVVSCQNEKSQLQNKEAALRVLKARLRQQQQEERDAEASAARRSQVRTVDRSERIRTYNFPENRIADHRTGFKSYNLDAVLNGDLDPVIDSAVTMDEAARMAAAGQ, from the coding sequence ATGTTGGAGTCCGCTGAACCGATCGTGGCCGAGTACGCCGACCTCGAGCGGCAGTTGGCCGACCCCGCGACGCTCGGTGACCAGAAACTCTCCCGCAAGCTCAACAAGAGGTACGCCGCGTTGGCCCCGACCGTCGCCGCCTACCACGCGCTGAAGCAGGCAGGCGAGGATCTGGCCGCCGGTGAGGAACTGGCGGGGGAGGACCCGGCCTTCGCCGCGGAACTGCCGGCGTTGCGCGAGGCCGTCGAACTGGCCGAGGGCAGGTTGCGCACGCTCCTGCTGCCCCGCGACGAGGACGACGACCGGGACGTCATCCTGGAGGTCAAGGCCGGTGAGGGGGGCGAGGAGTCGGCGCTGTTCGCCGGCGACCTGGTGCGGATGTACCTGCGCTACGCCGAGAAGCACCAGTGGAAAGCCGAGATCACCGATGCCACCGAGTCCGACCTCGGCGGGTACAAGGACGTCCGGTTGCAACTGCGGGCCAAGGGCACTCCGGAGCCGGGCTCTGCTCCCTGGGCGCGGTTGAAATACGAAGGCGGCGTCCACCGGGTCCAGCGGGTGCCGGTCACCGAGAGCCAGGGCCGCATCCACACCTCTGCGGCCGGGGTCCTGGTGATGCCCGACCTGGACGACGGTGACGACGAGGAGATCACCTTCGGCCCGAACGACCTGAAGATCGACGTCTACCGCTCCTCCGGTCCCGGCGGCCAGAGCGTCAACACCACCGACTCCGCCGTGCGCATCACCCACCTGCCGACCGGCCTGGTCGTCTCCTGCCAGAACGAGAAGTCGCAGTTGCAGAACAAAGAGGCCGCGCTGCGCGTGCTCAAGGCGCGACTGCGTCAGCAGCAGCAGGAGGAACGCGACGCCGAGGCCAGCGCGGCGCGACGTTCGCAGGTGCGCACCGTGGACCGCAGCGAGCGCATCCGCACCTACAACTTCCCCGAGAACCGGATCGCCGACCACCGCACCGGGTTCAAGTCCTACAACCTTGATGCTGTCCTCAACGGTGACCTCGACCCGGTCATCGACTCCGCCGTCACGATGGACGAGGCCGCCCGGATGGCGGCCGCCGGCCAGTGA
- a CDS encoding homoserine dehydrogenase, whose product MSVRIALLGCGVVGSAVAKRLIEHSDELTERVGDRLELVGVAVRDVSKPRPESGVPAELFTDDAEELVTRADVVVELMGGIEPARTLLLKAIEHGASVVTANKALLGEDGPSLYAAAAEANVDFSFEAAVAGAIPLIRPLRISLAGDDVHRVMGIVNGTTNFILDKMDRTGADFADVLAEAQELGYAEADPTADVEGYDARAKAAILASLAFHTRVSSAEVYCEGITAITADDIRAARKAGLVIKLLAICERVTDEEGSAAISARVHPALLPRSHPLASVREAFNAVFVETQLAGELMFYGRGAGGEPTASAVLGDLVQAARNRLVGRAGPGELAYAAFPIQTIGAAYTAYFIRLRVKDRPGVLAAVSNVFAAQGVSIESMRQNKDRTDPELASLHLVTHRAQEGALAGTVKQLQDLDEVDSVDSVMRVEGL is encoded by the coding sequence ATGAGCGTACGTATCGCCCTGTTGGGGTGCGGCGTGGTCGGTTCGGCGGTTGCGAAACGGCTGATCGAGCACTCGGACGAGTTGACCGAACGCGTCGGTGACCGGCTCGAGCTGGTGGGGGTCGCCGTACGCGATGTGTCCAAGCCTCGCCCCGAATCCGGTGTCCCCGCAGAGCTTTTCACCGATGACGCTGAGGAATTGGTGACCCGCGCCGACGTCGTCGTGGAGTTGATGGGCGGCATCGAGCCGGCCCGCACCCTGCTGCTGAAGGCCATCGAGCACGGCGCGAGCGTCGTCACTGCCAACAAAGCCCTGCTCGGTGAGGACGGTCCGTCGCTCTACGCCGCCGCCGCCGAGGCCAACGTCGACTTCTCCTTCGAAGCTGCCGTCGCCGGGGCCATCCCGTTGATCCGTCCCCTGCGAATCTCGCTGGCCGGTGACGACGTGCACCGGGTGATGGGCATCGTCAACGGCACCACGAACTTCATCCTCGACAAGATGGACCGCACCGGCGCCGACTTCGCCGACGTGCTGGCCGAGGCACAGGAGTTGGGGTACGCCGAGGCCGACCCGACCGCGGACGTCGAGGGGTACGACGCCCGGGCCAAGGCGGCGATCCTGGCCTCCCTGGCGTTCCACACCCGGGTGTCCTCCGCCGAGGTCTATTGCGAGGGCATCACGGCCATCACCGCCGACGACATCCGTGCAGCCCGCAAGGCCGGGCTGGTCATCAAGCTGCTGGCGATCTGTGAGCGGGTCACCGACGAGGAGGGCAGCGCGGCGATCAGCGCACGCGTCCACCCAGCTCTGCTGCCACGTTCGCACCCGCTGGCCAGCGTCCGTGAGGCGTTCAACGCGGTCTTCGTCGAGACGCAGCTGGCCGGCGAATTGATGTTCTACGGTCGCGGCGCGGGCGGCGAGCCCACGGCCTCGGCGGTTCTCGGCGACCTGGTCCAGGCCGCGCGTAACCGGCTGGTCGGCCGGGCGGGTCCGGGGGAGTTGGCCTACGCGGCCTTCCCGATCCAGACCATCGGAGCCGCGTACACGGCGTACTTCATCCGTCTTCGGGTGAAGGATCGCCCCGGTGTGCTTGCTGCCGTATCGAATGTGTTTGCAGCGCAAGGTGTTTCGATCGAGAGCATGCGTCAGAACAAAGACCGCACCGATCCCGAACTCGCCTCCCTGCACCTGGTCACGCACCGGGCGCAAGAGGGTGCGCTGGCCGGGACGGTCAAGCAGTTGCAGGATCTCGACGAGGTCGATTCGGTCGACTCCGTCATGCGAGTAGAAGGGCTGTGA
- the rho gene encoding transcription termination factor Rho, translating to MTETTERVTARGSLSTLKLDELKQLASTMGISGTSKMRKSDLLEAIRAGRDGGSRRATAPTTAPAPESAAQAPAAPAVETAAPERSVEQPAETRSADADSHQQRDRRAEAPAESRADADAEGDERGTAERGQRRNNNSDRNHGDRGQNNGNQGDGNRNNGDRGQNNRGNRGQQNNNRGDRAQGGTDRSQNTNERGNRNDGGNNNDRNTGDRNNNDRNNNDRNSGGNDSWNNDGPNSRRRQRGRDRKRGRGGREDFGDVDTQIREDDVLIPVAGIVDVFDNYAFVRTSGYLPGPNDVYVPMGMIKRNGLRKGDAVTGAVRAPRDNDQQQSQQSNRQKFNALVRLDTVNGLDPEKAKQRPEFGKLTPLYPQERLRLETEPNVLTTRMIDLVAPIGKGQRGLIVAPAKAGKTMIMQAIANAISTNNPECHLMVVLVDERPEEVTDMQRAVKGEVIASTFDRPADDHTTVAELAVERAKRLVEAGSDVVILLDSITKLGRAYNLAAPASGRIMSGGVDSSALYPPKKFFGAARNIEHGGSLTILATALIETGSRMDEVIFEEFKGTGNMELRLSRQLAERRIFPAVDVNASGTRREEILLGADELKIMWKLRRVLAALDQQQSLELLLDRLKKTKSNVEFLMQVQQTSSIKLDDED from the coding sequence GTGACTGAAACCACCGAGCGGGTCACGGCTCGCGGTTCGTTGAGCACTCTGAAACTCGACGAACTCAAGCAACTCGCATCGACCATGGGCATCAGCGGCACTTCGAAAATGCGCAAGAGCGATCTGCTCGAGGCCATTCGTGCCGGTCGTGACGGCGGATCCCGCCGCGCGACTGCCCCCACCACTGCACCCGCGCCGGAGTCGGCCGCGCAGGCTCCGGCCGCGCCGGCCGTCGAGACGGCAGCGCCGGAGCGCTCCGTGGAGCAGCCGGCCGAGACCCGCAGTGCGGATGCGGACTCCCACCAGCAGCGGGACCGCCGCGCTGAGGCTCCCGCTGAGTCCCGCGCCGACGCTGACGCCGAGGGCGACGAGCGCGGCACCGCCGAACGTGGGCAGCGTCGCAACAACAACAGCGATCGCAACCACGGTGACCGGGGCCAGAACAACGGCAACCAGGGCGACGGCAACCGCAACAACGGTGACCGGGGCCAGAACAACCGCGGCAACCGCGGTCAGCAGAACAACAACCGCGGCGATCGTGCGCAGGGCGGCACCGACCGCTCGCAGAACACCAACGAGCGCGGCAACCGCAACGACGGCGGCAACAACAACGATCGCAACACCGGCGACCGGAACAACAACGACCGCAACAACAACGACCGCAACAGCGGCGGCAACGACAGCTGGAACAACGACGGGCCCAACTCCCGCCGGCGCCAGCGCGGCCGGGACCGCAAGCGCGGCCGGGGCGGTCGCGAGGACTTCGGCGACGTCGACACCCAGATCCGCGAGGACGACGTCCTGATCCCGGTCGCGGGCATCGTCGACGTCTTCGACAACTACGCCTTCGTGCGGACCAGCGGTTACCTGCCCGGTCCGAACGACGTCTACGTGCCGATGGGCATGATCAAGCGCAACGGGCTGCGCAAGGGTGACGCGGTCACCGGTGCCGTTCGCGCGCCGCGGGACAACGACCAGCAGCAGTCGCAGCAGTCCAACCGGCAGAAGTTCAACGCGTTGGTGCGCTTGGACACGGTCAACGGGCTGGACCCGGAGAAGGCCAAGCAGCGCCCGGAATTCGGCAAGCTGACCCCGCTCTACCCGCAGGAGCGGCTGCGGTTGGAGACCGAGCCCAACGTGCTGACGACCCGGATGATCGACCTGGTCGCGCCGATCGGTAAGGGTCAGCGCGGTCTGATCGTGGCGCCGGCCAAGGCCGGTAAGACGATGATCATGCAGGCCATCGCCAACGCGATCAGCACCAACAACCCCGAATGCCACCTCATGGTCGTGCTCGTCGACGAGCGCCCTGAAGAGGTCACGGACATGCAGCGCGCGGTCAAGGGTGAGGTCATCGCCTCGACCTTCGACCGTCCGGCCGACGACCACACGACGGTCGCCGAGCTCGCGGTCGAGCGGGCCAAGCGCCTGGTCGAAGCCGGTTCGGACGTGGTGATCCTGCTGGACTCGATCACCAAACTGGGTCGCGCCTACAACCTGGCGGCTCCCGCCAGCGGCCGGATCATGTCCGGTGGTGTGGACTCCAGCGCGCTCTACCCGCCGAAGAAGTTCTTCGGTGCAGCGCGCAACATCGAGCACGGCGGTTCGCTCACGATCCTAGCGACCGCGCTGATCGAGACCGGCTCCCGGATGGACGAGGTGATCTTCGAGGAGTTCAAGGGCACCGGCAACATGGAGCTGCGCCTGTCGCGCCAGCTCGCCGAGCGCCGGATCTTCCCGGCGGTCGACGTCAACGCCTCCGGTACCCGTCGTGAAGAGATCCTGCTGGGCGCCGACGAGCTGAAGATCATGTGGAAGCTGCGCCGGGTGCTGGCCGCCCTGGACCAGCAGCAGTCCCTGGAACTGCTGCTCGACCGGTTGAAGAAGACCAAGTCGAACGTCGAGTTCCTGATGCAGGTGCAGCAGACCAGCTCGATCAAGCTGGACGACGAAGACTGA
- the prmC gene encoding peptide chain release factor N(5)-glutamine methyltransferase has product MTGATDADLLRTVTGRLAQAGVPSAYADGLALVAHVWGRSPSDARRELLLGRRPDAHQLQLLDELVDERARRVPLQHLTGRAPFRHLELAVGPGVFIPRPETELLVDLVLAVAEEGGTVVDLCTGSGAIALAIKQERPALQVSAVELDELAFAWAERNAQTLGLEVNLSLGDATSAFPELAGAVDVVVSNPPYIPVGMEPIDPEVRDHDPQVALYGGSADGLRIPLAVAAHAADLLRDGGVLIMEHADSQGDSLPAALRADGRWQEVADEVDLTGRPRAVRAVRCDR; this is encoded by the coding sequence GTGACCGGGGCCACCGATGCGGACCTGTTGCGGACGGTCACCGGACGCCTCGCGCAGGCCGGCGTGCCCTCGGCGTACGCCGATGGGTTGGCGCTGGTCGCGCACGTCTGGGGCCGTAGCCCCTCCGACGCGCGACGTGAGTTGCTGCTCGGTCGTCGTCCCGACGCACACCAGCTGCAGTTGTTGGACGAGTTGGTCGACGAGCGGGCCCGGCGGGTCCCGCTGCAGCACCTGACCGGTCGCGCACCGTTCCGGCACCTCGAACTGGCCGTCGGGCCAGGGGTGTTCATCCCTCGACCGGAGACCGAGTTGCTGGTGGATCTGGTGCTTGCGGTGGCCGAGGAGGGCGGCACCGTGGTCGACCTGTGCACCGGATCGGGCGCCATCGCGCTCGCGATCAAGCAGGAGCGGCCCGCCCTGCAGGTGTCCGCGGTCGAGCTGGACGAGCTGGCGTTTGCCTGGGCGGAACGCAACGCGCAAACCCTCGGCCTCGAGGTGAACCTCAGCCTTGGCGACGCCACCAGCGCCTTCCCGGAGCTGGCCGGTGCGGTCGATGTGGTCGTCAGTAACCCGCCGTACATCCCTGTCGGTATGGAGCCCATCGACCCGGAGGTGCGGGACCACGATCCGCAGGTGGCGCTCTACGGCGGCAGTGCTGACGGGCTGCGGATCCCGCTGGCGGTCGCCGCGCACGCGGCGGATCTGCTGCGCGATGGGGGAGTGCTGATCATGGAACACGCCGACAGCCAAGGTGACTCACTACCCGCCGCGTTACGCGCCGACGGGCGATGGCAGGAGGTCGCTGACGAAGTGGACCTGACCGGCCGCCCGCGCGCGGTCCGGGCCGTCCGATGCGACCGATAG
- the thrB gene encoding homoserine kinase gives MAALAPGASVTVRVPASSANLGPGFDSIGLALGIYDEVTATVTDGGLLIDVEGEGSDSVRRDEGHLVVQSMHTLWKRLGVSPPAGLTLHARNEIPHARGVGSSAAAIVAGVGAALALTGASLSDPTALALVNDVAGDLEGHPDNASASVYGGATVSWRASGREGWETASIPLHANVFPVVFIPEATLSTQKARAALAPTVPLADAASGAGRTALLTLALSQRPDLLLPATRDWLHQEARRPAYPESMALVDRLRDAGHAAVISGAGPTVLVLTTDAATTFSPPDGWAQVRPGVAAIGVHQI, from the coding sequence ATGGCCGCGCTGGCACCCGGCGCGTCGGTGACCGTGCGGGTCCCGGCGTCGTCGGCGAACCTCGGCCCGGGATTCGACTCGATCGGGCTGGCGCTCGGCATCTACGACGAGGTGACCGCGACCGTCACCGACGGCGGCCTGTTGATCGACGTCGAGGGCGAGGGTTCTGACTCGGTGCGCCGCGACGAGGGCCATCTGGTCGTGCAGTCGATGCACACGCTGTGGAAGCGGCTGGGCGTCAGCCCGCCGGCAGGCTTGACGCTGCACGCGCGCAACGAGATCCCGCACGCGCGGGGTGTCGGATCCTCCGCAGCCGCCATCGTGGCCGGGGTGGGTGCCGCGCTCGCGCTGACCGGCGCGTCGCTCTCCGACCCAACGGCCCTGGCACTGGTCAACGACGTTGCCGGTGACCTGGAGGGGCACCCGGACAACGCATCGGCCAGTGTGTACGGCGGGGCGACCGTCTCGTGGCGGGCGTCCGGTCGAGAGGGGTGGGAGACTGCGTCGATCCCGTTGCACGCCAACGTTTTTCCGGTGGTCTTCATCCCGGAAGCCACCTTGTCGACGCAGAAGGCGCGTGCCGCGCTGGCGCCGACCGTGCCCCTGGCCGATGCCGCGAGTGGTGCTGGTCGCACGGCCTTGCTCACCCTCGCACTCTCGCAACGGCCGGACCTGCTGTTGCCCGCGACCCGTGACTGGTTGCACCAGGAGGCACGACGACCGGCCTATCCGGAGTCGATGGCCCTGGTCGACCGGTTGCGCGATGCCGGGCATGCCGCGGTGATCTCCGGAGCGGGGCCGACCGTGCTGGTGCTGACGACCGATGCAGCAACGACCTTCAGCCCGCCCGACGGCTGGGCGCAGGTGCGTCCGGGAGTCGCCGCGATCGGCGTACATCAGATATGA
- a CDS encoding N-acetylmuramoyl-L-alanine amidase — protein MPSSVSRRNFLIASLAVPLAATAAPALAVESTDQFTAAATKYQVPVAVLAAVSYGQTRWEDHSGRPSTSGGYGPMHLIDGAAVAAVRANRTGKPNSAPVIDTLAQAAELSGYSPSALKNDPAANIMGAAAILASTQKSLGHPLGASTDPASWYEAIASVSGLTSASAQQTFADGVLADIQSGAVKATAGGTLRMQARAVGSPGAQRQVLSQRVAAAKAQRPRGPVDAPAGLDVEWIPAPYEQYGPNPWDYGNHDLGFRPKSPALNQIVIHDMDGYYDGSITLVKDPTYLAWNYSIRSADGHIAQHLETKDIGWHAGNWYINGHALGIEHEGFAADGSWYTEVMYLNSAKLVKYLARKYDIPLDRSHILGHDQVPATTAAGIPSMHWDPGPFWDWEHYFTLLGANLRKGTSAVRPKSGQVVRILPGFDGNFQPLTGYQNSSSTPYPDLPTNFVTLRTQPDWGAPVYTDKGLHQNGTPGSTYVSDMGARAAAGCDYVVAEVIGDWTAIWFLGDKVWFYNPRKNPTARVLLGAKVVTPKAGKTTIPVYGRALPEPSAYTDPADVVAWAPLTYQLASAQSYALVDEKPPTDYYKANTYDIDTPGDHVDIIGKTKYYMISVGHRIGFVLADDVQASRAW, from the coding sequence ATGCCTTCCTCAGTATCCCGACGCAACTTCCTGATCGCGTCGCTGGCGGTGCCCCTCGCGGCCACGGCCGCTCCCGCTCTCGCAGTCGAGAGCACCGACCAATTCACCGCGGCGGCGACCAAGTACCAGGTCCCCGTCGCCGTCCTCGCGGCCGTGTCCTACGGTCAGACCCGCTGGGAGGACCACTCCGGTCGCCCCTCCACCAGCGGCGGGTACGGCCCGATGCACCTGATCGACGGCGCCGCGGTGGCCGCGGTCCGCGCCAACCGCACGGGTAAGCCCAACAGCGCACCGGTCATCGACACTCTCGCCCAGGCGGCCGAACTCAGCGGCTACTCCCCCAGCGCCCTGAAGAACGACCCCGCCGCCAACATCATGGGAGCAGCCGCCATCCTGGCCAGCACCCAGAAGTCGCTGGGCCACCCGCTCGGCGCCAGCACCGACCCGGCCTCCTGGTACGAGGCCATCGCCTCGGTCAGCGGCCTCACCTCCGCCTCGGCCCAGCAGACTTTCGCCGACGGGGTCCTGGCCGATATCCAGTCCGGCGCCGTGAAGGCGACTGCCGGCGGCACGTTGCGCATGCAGGCCCGCGCGGTGGGTTCCCCGGGCGCGCAGCGGCAGGTGCTCAGCCAGCGCGTGGCTGCCGCCAAGGCCCAGCGCCCGCGCGGCCCCGTCGATGCGCCAGCCGGACTGGACGTGGAGTGGATCCCTGCGCCCTACGAGCAGTACGGTCCGAACCCCTGGGACTACGGCAACCACGACCTGGGCTTCCGGCCCAAGTCGCCCGCCCTGAACCAGATCGTCATCCACGACATGGACGGCTACTACGACGGTTCGATCACCTTGGTGAAGGACCCCACCTATCTGGCCTGGAACTACTCGATCCGCTCAGCGGACGGGCACATCGCCCAGCACCTGGAGACCAAGGACATCGGTTGGCACGCCGGTAACTGGTACATCAACGGGCACGCGCTGGGCATCGAGCACGAGGGCTTCGCGGCCGACGGCAGTTGGTACACCGAGGTGATGTACCTCAATTCGGCCAAGCTGGTGAAGTACCTGGCTCGCAAGTACGACATCCCGTTGGACCGTAGCCACATCCTGGGTCACGACCAGGTCCCGGCGACCACCGCAGCCGGTATCCCCTCGATGCACTGGGATCCGGGTCCGTTCTGGGACTGGGAGCACTACTTCACCCTCCTGGGCGCGAACCTGCGCAAGGGCACCTCGGCAGTGCGGCCCAAGTCTGGTCAGGTGGTGCGGATCCTGCCCGGATTCGACGGCAACTTCCAGCCGTTGACCGGCTATCAGAACAGCTCCAGCACCCCCTACCCCGACCTGCCGACCAACTTCGTCACGCTACGCACCCAGCCGGACTGGGGGGCCCCGGTCTACACCGACAAGGGTCTGCACCAGAACGGCACTCCGGGCTCGACGTACGTCTCGGATATGGGTGCCCGCGCCGCCGCTGGCTGCGACTACGTCGTGGCGGAAGTCATCGGCGACTGGACGGCCATCTGGTTCCTCGGCGACAAGGTGTGGTTCTACAACCCGCGCAAGAACCCCACCGCCCGGGTGCTGCTCGGCGCGAAGGTGGTCACCCCGAAGGCGGGCAAGACCACCATCCCGGTCTACGGTCGCGCCCTGCCGGAGCCCTCGGCGTACACCGACCCCGCCGATGTCGTGGCCTGGGCGCCGCTCACCTACCAGCTGGCGTCGGCACAGTCCTACGCGTTGGTGGATGAGAAGCCGCCGACGGACTACTACAAGGCCAACACGTATGACATCGACACCCCCGGCGATCACGTCGACATCATCGGGAAGACGAAGTACTACATGATCAGCGTCGGCCACCGGATCGGCTTCGTCCTGGCCGACGACGTCCAGGCCTCCCGCGCCTGGTGA
- the rpmE gene encoding 50S ribosomal protein L31 has translation MKKNLHPEYVNTLVTCTCGAQFETRSTKTDGAINVEVCSQCHPFYTGKQKILDTGGRVARFQERYGKKADAK, from the coding sequence GTGAAGAAAAACCTGCACCCGGAGTACGTCAACACCCTGGTGACGTGCACCTGCGGCGCTCAGTTCGAGACCCGCAGCACCAAGACCGACGGCGCCATCAACGTCGAGGTCTGCTCGCAGTGCCACCCGTTCTACACGGGTAAGCAGAAGATCCTCGACACCGGTGGTCGTGTGGCCCGCTTCCAGGAGCGTTACGGCAAGAAGGCCGACGCCAAGTAA